The following DNA comes from Ascaphus truei isolate aAscTru1 chromosome 1, aAscTru1.hap1, whole genome shotgun sequence.
CCACTTTCCCTTTGTTTTATAGAACATCGCTCAATGTAGAGAGTAGGCAAATGAACAGTGCATGATACTCAAAGCATTAAACGTTAGAGGGAGCACTGGGCAGAATATGCGAGCAGCTACCACATCTCCATATGCTTTATCTATGTATTGTAGATCCATCATTGTATTCTTTTTCACTGGTTCAGTTTGTTTCGTAGCATCTGATTAATGGTGTTGTTTTTGCTTCACTGCGTGTTCAGCACATCTATTTCTTTCTCTGTTGTATGGTCATGACTGTTTAGTGAAAACTCTAAAGAGCAGGCTTGGGTAGATGTAGCTGTTGTCAGTGAGACTATCTGCGGGTGTATGCTCACGAGAAATAGCTCAGGCATATGCTATTGTTTTCtactatatttattattatattgcaCTGCAGTGTAAGTAGAAAAATATGTGGATATTTTTCATATACAAGTCTCTGTCTTATAGAGCTTATAATATATTTTGCTTTGGTGACAGTGGCACAGGAAGATGTTAAATCAGGGCTCACAACGGGACGTTACCAAAAATAGTAAGTTACGTTCGCGGAGTTAACATGGTATactcaaagctaattataggcAAAAACAGTCCAAAACGACATCTCATTTGCATAGACTTAACGTCATTATTATAGCATAACATTGAGTTATCTGCCAATAATATGACGTTAAGTATGTCCAGATCATGAAAATCGTTCTACTCTTTAGCTCAAGTTGAGAAAGCGAGAAGAGAAATTTAATGCTACACCCATCTAGACCTTGGAAGAGCCCTGGGTAAGTGTCTGGATGTGGGTAACACAACAGTGATGTAACTATGAAAATACTACTTCTCCCTAAAGCCATTGTACTTTTGCAAATAAGTTGCAATTTCAGTGTGAGAAATTGAGCATTAAAATtagcaggttaaaaaaaaaaggctaaaATGTTCTAATGTGACAAGTTTTATAAATGCCAAATAGCTCGCTAAATCTGCTATCATTTGCCGTATGCAATTTACTAATGCTGTTCCTGTCATTTTGGACAAATTGAGCTTGGTCTGTCTCCACACTAAAAGCTTCTTAATTTAACAAATGACCAACAAcaggatactgcaccgacacactttattcgagcaaatacccagtatgtacctggcagatacctggaatgcgccgctcctcacctctgacaagccccgttgcgtttgccttcccagcctgggttcatgcctggctgatgggcggctgatctgttaaatgataatgattaggatttaataggctgcaatgcttcgcgtgtctaccagatggcataaattcatgaattgtaatgcagtatatatatatatactgtgcagtattgcagccagcgggaataaaatgcttcaatccctgcatggaaaatacctcaatgcactcgggcagaaaacagtcacaaacctcaatacacccgggtatacccgaattcttgggactagccgagctcgaataaagtgtgtcgccagtgtacatgtggGACCATTGTTATGTTGGTTAAGAAAGTAGTTTTGCCCATTTTTTTTCTCCCATTTTTAAACAGTAAGTACTGTAGTAGGATTTAAAAACAAAGCACATTTCAAGATGCTTTACTATTAAGCTGTGCAAAGCAATAAGGCATCTTATGGTGATGTAAGACTCAAGTTAATGGACAGTAAGGTGTGGTATGGTGATGTAAAGTGTCATAGTTGAGCACTGCCTAGATAATATGGACCAAAGAGTTTGTGTGAAAGTTTATTAATTTGTATGTCCACTCCCAAAATCTTGATGACTGTAGAAGATTTCTGAAGCATACATGTATGAGACATGAATGCACTGCTGAGCAGGTTCTGTCTTGTTTTgtcattattcatttttttaactGAGAAATACCAAGTATACCACTAGCGTCCACAATTAGATCTAATCCAGATATAAAGAGTAAGAAATGTACAACGTCATTGTTTGCAGATGATATAATTTTGACCATTGCAACCCCTCTGACGTCATTCCCAAACTTGCAAGCCACTCTCACAGATTTGGTAAACTCTCGGGATACAAAATAAATAGAGATACATCAAAAGCATTGAATTTGACCCTTCCTCAACATGACATAAAACTTATACTACTAAACATTAACTTTAGACGACGGGAAAATGATCTACAATATCTTTTTCAATATAGCTAATTCCTACAATATCCTCTACAACTGCAATTATCCAGCCCTATTTAACCAAATGAAAAGAGATTTGAAAAGCTGGAACCTCTACCAAATATCTTCGTTAGGCCGAATCACATCGGTAAAGATGATCATTCTTCCGAGAATTTTATACTATCTCCAGACTCTTCCTATCCGCATCCCTGCCAAAGATAGAAAAGATATACAGAATTGAATATTTCAATTTATCTGGCAAGGGAAAAAAATCAAGGGTAGCCAGAGCTGTTATGATGACTCCCAAATCGAGAGGTGGCCTTGCAGTACCAGATGTTAAAGGATATTAACTTGTAGACCAATTATGTCTAATTATTATGTGGGAGGCTAACTCAAAACTCTATTGTTGGGTAGCAATGGAGTCCCATAAACCATGGAATTTGCTCTCTTATCTTTGGACTGATACAGgtggatgcactaagcaacaagGACCCACATTCAGTGTAATGAAATATTCATTATTGGTTTGGAGCCAAACTAAATTCAAATATAAAGTATGGTCTACACCGTCCCAATTACCCCTATCTTTGATAATCCAAGTTTCCCTCCAGGATGTGACACTAAAGTACTCAGATCCTGGAGAGATTAAAACATCATAGATATGGGAGACTTAATAATTAGAGGAATTATGCTTAATTTAAAGAAATATGTTCCATGTATAAATTACCCAGATCAGAGCTATTTTTCCACCTTTAGATAAGAAATTATATCCAAAAGATATCACCCAATTTGGAATTCCCAGGCTCAACTAATTTTGAAAGGATGTGTTGACATGGGAAATATCAGAAAGACTTGATCACCAAAGTGTATTCAGAATTAATAACACACAGGGAAATGTCCCCCCACCTATACAGTATATGAGAAGGTGGGTGGGTGAACTAAATTTTGACATAACAAATGAAGATTGAGAAGACACTTGGGATAATGTTTCAAAAACATCAATCTGTATGACTacaaaggagaatatttacaaaatgATATTTCTTTTGTACGTAACTCCTCAAAGATTGCACTAGATTTTCCCAAAAACCTCAGAACTATGCTGGAGTACATGTGGAAAAATTGGagatatggcccatatttggttgctatgacaaacaatacaaaaataatggCTAATGATTCAAAAACTTGTAAAATATACAATGAAGATCACAATACCTCTATACCCACTACTATACCTATTAGCTAAGGCAGTAGAATCTATAGACCATCACATTGGAAGACATATCAAACATACTAACAGGAGCTAGATGTTCAATCTCAGCAGCATGGAAGAGTCATTTAACCTCATCCCAACGAGTAGTGATACAGGGAATCGAGGAAATTATGACTATGGAAAAACTCACTGCTTTTCTAAAACAAACAGTTAAAATTATGTTTTATCCAGTTGCTCAGTCATTATTAATAGtctttacatatatatttctcTTTGCTCTTATGATAACTCCTGTTAAAAAGAAAATGGAACAAAATTGTTGGCACCATTATTATACAAACAGTATGTTGTTTAACTATTATTTATGCTTtgtaattacaataaaaaatgaaTTACAATTGTTTTTATTGCTGACAGGTTAGGGTTTAGGCTGTAGTGATGGTTTTTTATCTGAAGCAAGAGGCTAGCTGTAGGTAAGATGCCTCAGTATAATGCATAGCCGAGAGAGTACCAAAGACATATGATCTTTGACTCACACCAGTTAAAAAGTATTATTCCATGTCTGTTATCCTGTGTACAGGTTGCTGTTGTAATAAAGGCATGAAATATAGTACATTAAGCCAGTGTCATATCAAAACAAAACCACAGAAACCAAAATATGTAAGCTATAGAAAATAGATACGAAAATGTGCATACTAATCTGTTTCAATTGTTATTTTAGAAACATGGAGCAACAAACAACCACTTCTATAGTTCAACAGATGCTACTGGCCTGCCAGCAGACCAAGCCTTCCCAGGAGTGCCAGCAGACCAAGCCTTCCCAGGAGTGCCAGCAGACCAAGCCTTCCCAGGAGTGCCAGCAGACCAAGCCTTCCCAGGAGTGCCAGCAGACCAAGCCTCCTAAGGAGTGCCAGCAGACCAAGCCTTCCCAGGAGTGCCAGCAGACCAAGCCTTCCCAGGAGTGCCAGCAGATCAAGCCTTCCCAGGAGTGCCAGCAGACCAAGCCTTACCAAGAGTGCCAGCAGAGCCAGCAGAGCCATCAGAGCCATCAGAGCCATCAGGTCCAGCAGAGCCAGCAGAGCAATACTGTAAGACTGCAACTGTTACAAaataaaacatgaaagaaaactaTTGCATTCTTCTCTCTTCagaaaaatgtactttgcgcaTACCTTAAACATTATTTATGACAGACTTCTAACTAGTTGCCAAGTTTAGAAATAACACCCAACTTAACTACAGTCGGGAAAATAATGGCATAAGAtgtaatgacatttttttttaaagacaattaGAAGCACTTGGCATATTGCTTGTCTAAAGAATAGTAGGATGATAATAAAAACCTCTATGCCAACACATCTTAAAAAGACTATCTGTTACATAAATACAGCATTGTATAAAGCCAATTATCCAGTCTAATAGTATCAAAAGTAAATCATGCTTTAcaggaaaaaattatattttacttttgtgataatttttactTTGTTTGATGGAATCAAATTAGTTTGCGAAATGACTAACGATTAACGCTCAGTTATGAGTTTGTTATTCCTACAATTCAACCCCTTTCTGCTTGTTCATGACATGATAAAAAATGTAATGTTTTATCAGTAGAATTTCCCAGGATTTATGAAagatggcatatatatatattttttaatatatatgcatACTGTATAAGTTAACTATACAAATATGACTTTACAAATCAGTGCTTCCTGTTGCATTATTTGAATAGCATATGGGACATGATGCATGCTCATTGAGTTAATAACATACATTTACATCCTTAGCAAACACAACAAGTAAATGCTGGGCCAGACTCTAAACCACGTCCAGTATTTGATCCTTCTGCAGATGTCAGTGCATTGGACAAGGCCATCAAAGAAAAAGGTAAGATGCTGAGATATACAGTGTATTAGTATACTATAAGGCATTTCTTGGCTCAAAAAACACTGTACAGTAAATCAACTGACTTCATCAATAGTGCATTAAAGTTGAGTTATCATAGTAGGTTTTCATTGTATCAAGTAGATATTGCTGCATGCAACAACTTACAGCCTCATGTATTTATCTCTTAAATATTCGTTGTTGGATAGGCTATTGCCTTATCCCAGTTTCTCAAACAATCAACTTTATTTCCAGTAAATAAATGGCAGAAATATTTTAGGTAGGTATCAGTGAATAAAGGTGCAGTCCACAATCAACTAATTTGAAACATGCAAATATTGAATTGACACTGTTCTTGGTATAGGTTATTAATATATCATGCGCAAGCACATACTAATGTGCTTGTTAGTGAGCTCTCATTATGAGTTTTCTTCAGGTTACCGTTACTGCCCGCTCCACTATACAGAAGAGGACAATCCTGAACAACAGGCCCCCAACCAATCTTTAAGGGCCCTGCACCAGCAGTTACGGTATCTGCGAAAAAAACAACTGATTTCTTCAACATTCCAGGAAGCAAGCAATGCTGAAATAGCTGGAGCAGCACTAACTGTATATATGCGTCTGTTTGCAAACTTTTGAGATCGAACAGGCGAACATTTTTACATGTAAATATTCCCAATGACTTTTCTTAATGAAAACACACAAACGCTAGAGAAGTGAATTGTGAGACATTTGCATATCTCtacttgtgacattgggcaagtcgtTTTATCAATATGGTCTCGGTCACCACAATTTATATTGTAGGCTCTTTTGGACAGTACCTGCACAATTATATGTATAGTGCTGTGTACAATCTCCatgctatacagtatattgaaaaaaattcccccccctttttttaaccgaatcaaataaattatttattttgacGGTCCTTTCAAATAAAAATGTTGGGTTGCTTACATTTATTTTGTCAGCAATATAAAAAGTGTTCTATGTGGTATTTTTATTCATGCAGATTTCTTATtatatgtcattttattttttagatgAAGGAACCATCATTGACATTTTGACTAAAAGAACCAATGAACAACGCCAGCTGATCAAGGATGCCTATCAGAAGGCAACAGGCAAGGTAATACTGCATGTATACTCTGATTTTGTCAAATATACCCCTGCAGTTGAACCTTAAATATGCGCTAAGACAGCACCATTCAGTAAATTTGGATCTTAATGTTTTTCAAGgataagggccttattctatattgcACAAAGCCGCTTTTCTGGCTATTTTCGGCTGAAAATCAATGGGGATTTGTGCCCACAAGCAGCCAAGATGGCTACTTCGGACAATATAGAACTACCCCCTAAGCCTTTACCACTTTTTACATTAGGACTGTAAGAACACTGGTGCTGCATTAACACATAACAATGTATCCCTGAGAGGATGTAACGCTCCTGATAATACTGTTCCGCATGGAAACTGTTACCTCCTAGTATCTCAAACAAGGTAACTTTAGCCATTGTATAAtggtaaataacacataatgcaACTTTATAGCTTCATTCTTTTAGGAAAGTTTGCATATAGAAATGATTGTGGTAACATTTTTGTTGTCATTGTTCATTGGACTAAACATGGAGTGGAACATGGAACACTACCTGAAAATAATACTTTTTTATTCAAGCCTCTGGATGAAGCCCTGAAAAAAGTAACTTCTGGTCAACTTAAAGAAGTTATTTTGGACTTGCTGAAAACCCCAGCCCAGTTTGATGCCCAGGAGCTTAAACATGCCACaaaggtatgtacagtatgtactgtattgatACAATTTgaatataaaatacaaatttgGTTGAAGCACTGACAGAGTTTGTCAACATATTTGCAGCTAGAGGATATTAGAGTAGATTGCTTTGCAGAAAAGGGATTATTCCTTTCACTTTTGGTAACAATGGCATGAATCTCCAGGCAAATGGTACAGATTGTCAGTTGTTATCTGTTTGCTAGTTTGTTGCTCCCTATTCCATAAATGATTCTAGCTCAGGGGTGGCACTTTAGTCCTCAAGGatcaccaacatgtcaggttttcaggatatccctgcttcggcacagttggctcaatcagtggctcagtcgaagaactTAAGGTTTGAAGTTGACACCCCTACTCTAGCTAGAGGGTAGCAACTGGTTAAGTCATTgcatatagcaggggtgcgcaaacttctagAGCTGTGCACCCCTGCCCGACAGCCACAGAGTTTGCGCTCCCCCACTCCAAGAACTCGGCGTCAAATTATATTGCATCATTTGacacacgttgccatgacaaaatCACTGCCTTTGCCCCTAACTCTTTGGAAATCTTAGGTGAACATATTATTTGTCACAAAATAATAAATTGCAGCCaggtttattattataattttttttttttttttacagttttagtttaaaaaaaaaagtcaaattgCAGTGACCTATTTTTGTAGCCAACTTTAATGAGTTTGAGGACAAGGCTGGACAAAAACCACCAACATTCACCTGATCTTAATATACAGTTGAATAATTTGCACATCTGTAGAGATGGTTAGCTTGTGCTGGTGAATCCCTCATTAAAGATTTTGTTCTCTTAAAATGGAGAGTAATTTTCCATAATGAGCTACTGAGATCAAGAAGCAATGCCTAGATGTTATTGACTGTAAGAAAAAGACTTACACAGATGAATTCCCACTGAATATCCTACTTATTATTTGCATAGGCAACCTACTAAGTAACCTGATATTGCATTTATCATtctgatgaagagaccctctgCTGCCCAAAATCTAATGTACAAGACAACCTTGTATAATTGATATTTTGGTCCATTAAAAATTATCAGGTAACAGGATTCCTAAATTCACaaccagaaaaagaaaaaagtgagtGATTCAATAATTTGGGCTACATAAATATTTCATGTATTCCAACAGTTTAATGTTTATTCTTCCACAATTAAAATTGATAATCAAAAAATGTGTTTAAGAAAGTCTTATTCGTTTTCCTATAGGGAGCTGGAACAGATGAGGATTGCCTCATTGAGATTTTGGTATCAAGATCGAACCAAGAGATCAAACAAATTAAGAAAGTCTACAAGGAAGGTATTTCAATAACCATAGTGTATTAAACATATAAATACAATATTCACTGAAAAACAAACCTGCAAGATTTACGTTGTGGAAAACACTAACTTTACTACTTTAATACTTTAAAATAAGTTGAATAAGGGTTTCCACTCAATCTGTATACATTTTTCAAACATCAATAGGGAGACTGTGGTGAAAAATCTTCTGACAAGTCCACAAGATTAatgaatcaataaaaacaaaagccCATTGTTTCTTCTATAAAAGCAATAGTGACAGGCTGTTTTGTCTAATAATTGTCTGTATTTAAACAATTGCAGGTATTTCAGTTCATTTCTCATAAGAATCGAATATATCAATTAAGATACTTATTTTTTCAGTTTTCGTGAGCAGGTAATTAAAAATGTAAAGACTCCAGCACACAATCCAGTTCTAGTAAATTTCTGTTTTCAATTTTTTCCTTTGTCAGTATTCTTTTTCCCTGTTCTACTATATATTTAGAAACATTGTGTGTCTGTTccctatgcatttggacacctcttaacatattgtaaccacatttagcatgatggttcctgagataaaGGGGCAGGTTTTTGTCTATATTTGGATACAATTGGATACATTCTATATTTACTTGtatgagttattacaatttctcaaGCAAGCCAGCCACTTTGTgctgtacctggtaggctatgtatctggcatGTGAAATCATACTGTTGACATCATAaagcacatagcctggtggcagataaagaGAGTGAGATAGCTATGACATTTGCACAGAAAGAAGATgtagaaagaaagagaggaagtcagttggcagATGCCAATTACCTTCTTTAATTAAAAAatgctggagaagcagagagaggcggaAATACTTGGAGACACCATAAGGTATTAATGGAAAGTTAttggaggagagagatgaggggcgTTGGATGGGTGagcagaggaggggagggataaaGCTGTCTTTTTAGAATTCCGTGCAGCACCGAGTACCTTCAGCTAGTTCTTTACATTCTGCAGTAGATCACAACTTTCATTACTCTTAAGGTTGTTTATTTGATTGGTATTTGTTGCAGGTTTGTGAAACAAATAATATCTTTAACAAATGGCCTCTTCATTTTgtcttatttttttattattgtccaATAGAATTTAAAACTGACCTTGAAAAGGATATCACTGGAGACACATCTGGAGATTTTCAAAAAGCTTTGCTTGCCCTGTTGAAGGTATAGTCACCTTTCTACATAATagaatgtacagagtgtgagattTGGCTCCACTGACATATTTCACTGATATTTATACCTttttacattttcatgacatggtGTATTTATCAAAGTCACCTAGCAGCACGTCTGGAGGTGACATTTGATTACCAGATATATCAGCAAAGGGGATTCCTATTAAAAGCAATCCTTTGATAAATGCTTTTGATAAATATAGTGCGGTTTTTGGCAATGATGATGCAGCTGGGACACTGTGTAACATACTGTAGATTTCAAAGATATTTGCCCACAAATTGTAGATCAGTAGGTATGGATTATGTTCAGAAATGTATTAATATGCTGGTAAGTGCAAATCAGGAAAATTTAGTTGATTTATGATAATTCATTCATTTAAATAGTTGTCAAAATTCATGTGAAAAGCATTCAAACAAAACCACCAAACAGAAACACCACACTGAGACCCGCTCCCTTCCTGTCACATCAGGCGCCATTGCCAGACCAGAAACCTAATGCTGGGATTGCTGTGAAGAGCGGTCACATGCTGTGGAAGTGCCAGACAGACCGTGGCCACGCCACGCCATGCTTATTTTTATGACCACCACATCATTATTTATGTTCTACTATATGCTACTTAAATGAATGACCAATAATGATAAATAGGCCATAACACTAAACacaccgcattcatttcaggggGAACGCAGCGAAGATGCCTATGTAAATAATGACCTTGCAGACAAGGATGCAAAGGTAAGAAACTATTTTTATATCTAAACATCTTGGTGCCTCCAATGCTTTGCTAAATAATTTAATACAGATCAGCCAGGAGGGAAAGGGGCAACCGACTATTAGATGAGTTCCTGTCTGTTTTCAAATGTCCTCGGCATACTACTGTATGAAACTTTTGCAGTTTTGATGCCAACATGATAACATGTGGATATACAAATAGAATTGAACAATTTGGCATAACTACAGTAGTCTGCCCTCTGCTGGCAGGATAGTCTATGTGTTTGGCATTCTTTTagtgaatactgtatgtacaatctCGATTTCTCTATCTCGCATGgtaaataacacatatatatatatatatatatatatatgtgttttaaatACATACTAATCTCTTAATTGAACTTAGGCTTTATATGAAGCTggagaaaagaacaaaaaagccgACGTTGCTGTATTCATTAACATTTTGACTTCTAGAAGTTTTCCACAACTTAATAAAGGTAAGCAACATAAGATATAACACAGTACTAATTGTAGACTAATGGCTGCAAGACAATCAATATACTTTGTTTGCACTATACAGCTCAATccctttataacgctgtgcttggggtccaaagaatcacatcgcgttataagtggatcgcgtttgaaataatgtacaattgtatgcattgtagaATAAAGTATTttagacaccaataatcgtgttgtaaagtattcataaatatgaaaattgggagccacgtttgCATTGCGCAGTAAGCGGATTCGTGTTATAACGTggttgagctgtactttgtaAATGTGTACAGGGTATATATAATGCAATAggaaaagttattattatttgtaacaATTTATGTATTTTTGATTTTTTTCTCATGAATGAAGGTGACAGGTAAATCTTTTCGCCTAAGAGATTTGCAACTATAAGAGTCTGGATAAGAAAGTTTCTTACATTTTTGTACATGCTAACCGATGAAATAGTAAACCATTGCTGGATTATATTGCGCATGTAGTTTGATTCATAAACCTTAGTAAGTTGTCTGATTATAGATATAACTTCATTATATTGGCACATAGACATTATATTGTCTGAAACAaatagtgaatccctgcgcttctcccgtagggatagcaatcaatggggaatatatatatatatatatatatatatatatatatatatatatatatatatatatatatattccccattgattgctatcccctTAGGGATTGctatcaatggggaatatatatatatatatatatatatatatatatatatatatatatatatatatatatatatatatatatattccccattgattgctatccctaagggagaagcgcagggattcactatttgttttgcacatttgtatggccaattccttcactagctgcatgctccttatacggagaagcgcagtgattatatttgttttacattatattGTCTGTAATGAAGAATCACTATTACTAAGGCTTGACACTTTCATTCGTGTTTTGGTTATAAAAAGGTGAATGTTTTGGTGTTCGTTATAGTTTTCCCAAATTCAATTTGTTTGGTTTTAGTTTTGGATTTTTACTAAAGTATGGTAAAACCCCTAAAAAATAACAAGGAACATGCTGAAGTAGCATAATGAAGCATGTTTAAAATAAGTATGACAACATTTAAGAAACCAAAGTAATATACCTAAAAATGTCAAATAATTATAAAAAGATAAATCAAGAATACCGCAAGTTTTAAACGCGTTGGGCACTTGGCCTGAATTAGGTTCTAAATACATTTTGGGTTTTGATTCTAACATCAAAGacgttttgtatttgttttttggaATTTACTGGTATGTAGAGATAGGCAAACTGTTTTTGCACATTTGGATCCGCCTCcaatcggccggttcctttggtccacggactTCTACAAATaagtctcaaaaagggtgatttgtCTTTCCTACTTTTTTGGGGATTCCGCCAACAGATTGCGGAATCCAtgaattggattcttaaaaatccacccgCATTTTATCCAATTGGATTAATTAAtttgggtggtgggtgggggtttacatgtttttttttatgtgtatgtatttaggtggtgttgtatgtatttggggagtggttttttttgtattggggggtttgtatgtattttgtggggggggggttgtgtttgGGGCCCGGGGAGGGTGGAAataagtgtgaggaggggggattgagggaacgggatagagtgagagtgggttaattaatggagggggagagtgagagaagagaggaggtgaaagggggagtgtgtgaggaagagagggggtaagagtgagacgtggggagaaaaatacatggaaaGAGTGGGGGAAATAGGAGAGGGGGCCTCATCAGGTGTGAAATGGGCTGACAAGACCGCCGACATGAGGTGGGTGTGGGGCCCTGGTCATAACTCTAGTACTTTTCCCCCAGGAAAATCTGTCGGCGGCCCTCCTTACACTTgcaacaatatttttattttatatatatatatatatatatatatatatatatatatatatatatatatatatatatatatatatatatatatatatatatatatatatatatatatatatatataccataatgcaAGTGAGGAAATGACAcacaggcccagatccacaaaattgTGCTAACATTTAGCACGTTTTTACTCCCATATGATTGCGAGGtaaggcatgctaaagcttagcacccttctgCGGATCCAGGCTTTGGGAGGTAattctatataaacaaaatcaAACATTGATACACTCTTTATAGCAAAATACGTTTGTGTGATTGCTTTAAAAAATATGCTTTATTTGTTCAGTGTCATTGTTATTCTGATCTTTTGCTGTATTATTTATGAGTGGTCTGATTAAACATTGATAGCAACTACACAACATAGTACTACAATTTCAGTTTTATAGCCGCTTAATGTATTTCTTCAGTGTTTGAAAGGTACGCCACTTACAGTAAACATGATATGAGCAAGGCACTGGATCTGCAAATGAAAGGAGACATTGAGACCTGCTTGGTAGCTATCGGTATGTATCATACACCAAGAATGACAATATTTGTAGCATTATTCAATAGAGAAGAATGCtaaataatttgttttataaataatgtttGTGACTCTGCTAACATACCCTCATATAATTGTCTGAAAAATAATTTCTAAAGTAATGTACTTGTTTGTAAATTAATTGTAAATAAGAAATTTGATTTTGGATTAATTCCAGATCAGATGTTGT
Coding sequences within:
- the LOC142493727 gene encoding annexin A1-like produces the protein MEQQTTTSIVQQMLLACQQTKPSQECQQTKPSQECQQTKPSQECQQTKPSQECQQTKPPKECQQTKPSQECQQTKPSQECQQIKPSQECQQTKPYQECQQSQQSHQSHQSHQVQQSQQSNTQTQQVNAGPDSKPRPVFDPSADVSALDKAIKEKDEGTIIDILTKRTNEQRQLIKDAYQKATGKPLDEALKKVTSGQLKEVILDLLKTPAQFDAQELKHATKGAGTDEDCLIEILVSRSNQEIKQIKKVYKEEFKTDLEKDITGDTSGDFQKALLALLKGERSEDAYVNNDLADKDAKALYEAGEKNKKADVAVFINILTSRSFPQLNKVFERYATYSKHDMSKALDLQMKGDIETCLVAIVKYAVNKPGFFAEKLSLAMKGPGFRNRALNRVMVSRSESDMKEIKAQFKQLYGKNLREAIMEEAKGDYETVLMALCGHD